The sequence ACATCATCATTATCCGCGAGGTCCAGCCTCGTAGCGCAACACGTCCGCCACTGGTACCCGATCCCAATCCTCATATCGTCAACCCCAAGCCCAATGCAGTCATTGATCAGGGGCTGAGCAATCTGACTGCTCCCGGTGAACTCAGCGACAGTGACTTCGCCAATATCACCGGGGGACACGGGATTCAGCACCATCTGACCAATCCTCAGGGGCCGCATGCGGTCGGGGAGCATGTCCAGCGCGGCAGTGCCGGTGTCAATCAGCAGAATATCCCCGCATCGCCTGGAGCCAGCCACAGCGGTGGCAGTCGCCTTGGCAACAATATCGATGGCCAGGTCAATCGAAGCCTGCAGCAGGGCTTGAGCCCACTGCAGCAGTTGCAAGGACGATAATCACAAGGAGTTCGATCATGCGTACAACCATGCAGCACGCCCTGAGTTTTGCTCTGGCGCTGAGCTTCTGCGCGCAGCTCTCGGCGGATCAGCAAGATCAGGCCCAGATCCATAATTCGCTCCAGGGCTACAGCGGCAACGCCATGGTCAACCAGGCGGCCGGCAGTGCTCAGCAACAGGTCAATGCTCGGGCCATTGCCGCCGGCGAGCACGCCTCGGTTCAGGTCCGCCAACAGCGCGACCAGATTGCCGAAGAGACCGGCCAGTTGGATGCCAGCAGTCATATCACAGGCAATGCATTCAGTGCCGGCAACGGCATCCTGGGGGTCAATCAGAGTGCCGGTGTCGGCAATCAGCAGATCAATGCTTTCAGGCTGGGTTTTGGTGCTCTGCCAGAAAGCCTTGACGACAGTGGACTGGCGCAAAGCGCTGCGCCGCTGTCGCTCAACTCGGGTGCAGAAGTACCCAACAACGGCGAACGCCTGGTCGAGATCGATGACCAGGCCTTTGTGGGAAGTCGTGGCGCGGTGCAGCTGAACCAGAGCGCGGGGGTTGGTAACCGGTCGGTAAACAACCTCGGCATACGGATCATCGATTGATCCGTTGGCAGTCAACTAAACGCAACACAAGGAGATCCACATCATGAAGACGCAAAGAGTACTCACTCCGCTGGCATTCGGGCTGGCTGTAGCCATTTCTGGCTCAGCCTATGCCGTAGGTGATGGGGCTTCTGCGGTGATCTATGACACCCAGAAGAACTTCAACAATGAGGTGCTGAATCAGGGAACCGAGAATACCGCTTCGGTGAATGATTCACTGAACAGTGCTTCGGGCAATGTCGGGGTCAACGTCGCGGCGGGTGACAACAACCAGCAAGCCAACGCTGCAGCGGTGGCCACAGCTGACGCGTTGTTTGTTTTTGGTTTCCCGGTTGTCGCCTCGGCTCAGGCCAGCATCGATGTTCAGCAAAAGGCGTTCAACAACGACCTGACCAACTACAGCGTGCCCAACGATGCGTCGTTGAACAATTCGGCCAACGACACTTCGGGTAATGTTGGTATCAACATCGCCGCTGGCAACTACAACCAACAGAAGAACGACATGGCGATCGCTTCGTCCAGCAGTGCATTCACTGCGGGTGCCAGTGTGAATGTCGAGCAGAAGTCGTTCGGCAACAACACTGACAACCTTGCCGTACTGGACTATGGCAAGCAGTACGTCCACCTCAAGCTCAAAGCTGATGGTACCTATGAAGGGGTGTCTGATCAGATCGGTGACGTATATCTCGATGTCTGGGAAGGGCCTACTCATCCGGGCGGTGCCAATATCGGTCATATCGATGTGGACAGCGCGGCGCAAGGAGCGGTTGACCTGAACGGTGATGGCGGCGCTTTTGCCTTCAACGAAGAAGGAACCCTGGGTCTGAAGGGATCCGTCAGCGGCTATATCCCGGTTGTTGTCGGATTCACCGGGCCGGTCACCAACAATGCCACGATCAACGGTTCGCTGAACAATGTATCGGGTAATGTTGGGGTCAACGTGGCTGCTGGTGGTGGCAACCAGCAGAGCAACTCGCTGGCGATTGCTGCCGGTTGCACCGCCTGCCCCAATGGTGGTGGCGGTGGTGGCGAACTCTGAGCGCAAGCATCTGGACCCGGGCTTTGCCCGGGCTCCAGTAGAGGAGGGCTGCAATGCGTCAGTTGATCATGGCCGCAGTGTGTTTCGCTGCGCTGGGCCTTGGCGCCGAGGTTAGCGAGGCGCGCGGACAGGGGTTTGCCGTTTTGCCGGGCGGCGGTTTGGCTTTCAAGTCAGTTACCAGCATGCGTGAGCGGCGCTATTTGAATCTGGTTGAACAGAAAACCGATTTCAGTTGCGGCGCGGCGTCTCTGGCTACGGTCCTGAACCACGCCTATGGCTGGAGTCTGACCGAAGAGCAGGTTATCGAAGGCATGTTGGCCGAGGCCGATGTCGAGCAGGTCAGGACACTGGGGTTTTCGATGCTGGACATGAAGAACTATGTCGAAAGCATCGGGCTGCGCGCCAGAGGATATCGCATTGAGCCGGAACACCTGGAGCAGGTGCAGATCCCTGCAATCGTGCTGGTGGATATCCGGGGCTACAAGCACTTCGTGGTTATGCAGCGCAGCAGTGATGGCTGGGTCTACATTGGTGACCCGGTTCTGGGGCAGAAGAAGATGCCGCTCGCCGAATTTGCCAATGGCTGGAACGGCATTGTGTTTGCTGTCATTGGCCCCGGCTATGACCGCAACAATGTTCTGCTGACACCGCCAGAACCATTGACCGCCAGACACCGGCTGGACCGGTTCAGCCCGGTCAAGGATGCGGACCTGATGGAGTTTGGTTTTATCCAGAGTGATTTTTTCTAGCGCCTGTGCAAGAGCTATTACGCTCCAGGAGCGCAACATGAACATAAAGATGAAATGCTGCTTGATAGGGAGCCTGGCCTGCTTGAGCCTGCCAGTCAGCGCTCAAGGCCTGTTCCAGCCGGTCGAGCTTAGAGATGCGGAGCTGGCTGAGCTGCGTGGGCGCTATGTGCTGCCGGACCGGGTCATTCATTTCGGCGTCACCATGACCACATTCTGGCAGAACAGCGCAGGTCAGGCGATTGGTGCTCAGGTCAACTTCCAGATGAATGGCAAAAGCGAGCCAAGCCTGCATGTAACCATGCTTGAACAGTTGGGCAACGGCGCAGTAGTCAACCCGGGAACCGGGCAGGTCATTGGCGGAGCAGGGCTGGGTAGCGTACAGGGTGTGGTTCAGAGCGTGCGTAGTGCCGGTGATTACAATGATGCACTGAACGATCTGACCATCAATATCAGCTCGAGCGAGCAGGTCTTTGCTCAAGGCGGTCAACCATGGAATGGCCCAACTCAATTTGCCAATGGTGCAGGTGTAGTCCAGATCAACAAACACGCCGGGGGCTTGCAGATTGCCCTGCAGGCGAACCATGGCCAGGGCAGCGCTCAGCAGATCATGGGCGGAGGCAACCTCTCGCAACAGGCCAATATAGGCGGCAATCTGAACCAGGTATTCAACACCGCTGAACTTAACGTGGCCCTGCGCGAGAGAGCCTTGAGCATGGACCTGGCCAACTGTGCCTGGGAGCAAATGCGGGCTCTGCGCCCGGCAGGCTATTGAACAAGAACCGAATAGCGCAAGGATACTGTCATGTGTCGATACTGGCGTGGTGCGTTACTTGTAGTAATGGCCAGCAGTAGCTGTGCCCTGGCCCAGGGAATGAGCAGTGAAGAAGCAGTGCTGCGTCAGGAGTTGGAGGTACTCAAACAGCGCTATGAGGCTCAGCAAAATGCGCTGATGATACTGGAGCAGCGCCTGCGTCAGTTGGAAGGCCGCACCAGCGAACCTGCTGCGCCCCCCGCAGCTCCGGCAGCAGCGCCTGCGGCGCCCGCTCAACCAGCAACACAGGTCGCCAGGGCAGAAGGTGGTTATGGCCAGACACTAAGAGAGTCATCCGAACCGCCACCTAGCGTTGAGGCTCTGTACCAGGAAGCCAGCGGTTTCTTCGGCGGCGGCACCTTCAGTATCGAGCCAGGGCTTACCTACAGTTATTACGATACCCGACAACTGTTTCTCAATGGCTTTCTGGCGCTTGATGCGATCTTTCTCGGCAACCTGGGGATCGATGAGATCAAGGCCAACACCTTCACCCTGGACCTGACCGGTCGCTACAACCTGCACCAGCGCTGGCAGTTCGACGTAAACCTGCCGCTGATCTATCGGCGTACCACCTATCAATCAGCAGGTGCCGGAGGCTCAACAGCCCAATTCAGCGAGAAAACCGTTACCGGTGATCCACGCTTGGGCGATATCAGCTTCGGCGTTTCCTACAAATTCCTTGATGAAGCCCCAGGACGCCCGGATGCGGTGGCCAGCCTGCGGATAAAAGCACCTACCGGCAAGGAACCTTACGGCATCAAGTTTGATCGTGTTTCAGGCAACACCAACCTCAGCGTTCCCGAGGATCTGCCGACCGGCAATGGCGTCTGGGCTATCAGCCCTGGTATTTCTCTGGTCAAGACTCTGGACCCGGCCGTGGTGTTCGGCAACCTGTCCTATACCTACCACAAGACCGAAAGTTTTTCAGACATCAGCACCGAGCGTAATGCCAAGGTTCCCGGCAAGGTCGATCTGGGTGATTACTTCCAGTTTGGCCTGGGGATGGCTTTTGCCTTGAATGAACGCATGAGTCTGTCCATGTCGTTTTCCGAACTGATCAGTCGCAGCAGCCGGATCAAGCCTCAGGGCGGCCCCTGGCAGAAAATCAGCGGCAGCGATGCCAATGCTGCCTATTTCAATATCGGCATGACTTATGCCGTGAACAATGACCTGACCGTAGTACCCAGTCTATCGGTTGGTCTGACACCCGATGCGCCAGACTTCACATTCAGCCTCAAGTTTCCCTATTACTTCTGAGCAGGGGGTTACCGCAAGTGATGCTTGTGCAGCAGTCGATAAAAGGTCGGGCGTGAAACGCCCAGCGCAGCTGCGGCTCGGCTGGCGTTGTTGGGAAACAGGCTCAGCGCGTCGCTCAGAGCGTGAGCTTCAGCGCGCAGTATATAGTCGTTGAGTGTATCTATGCGGCTGCGATGCGAGGGGGCCTGCTCCAGTCCCAGATCGAAAGCCTGGATCAGCCGCCCCTCTGCCAGGGCCATGCCGCGTCGAACCCGGTTGGCCAGTTCACGCACGTTGCCCGGCCAGTCGTAGTCAATCATGGCCTGCATGGCGTCCTCACTGAACCGTCGGGGCCGGCGCCCAACCTCAATCGCATACAGTTCGGCAAAATGATGAGCCAGTGGCGGGATATCTTCACGGCGTTCGTTCAGCCGCGCCGTTTGAACCTGCAGAACATTGAGACGGTAATACAAGTCTTCGCGAAACCGCCCCTGTTCGATAGCCTGCTCAAGGTCGATATGGGTGGCTGCCAGAACCCGGACATCGACATTGATCGGCTTGCTGGAGCCAACCCGCTCAATCTGTTTTTCTTGCAAAAATCGCAGCAGGTTGGCTTGCAACTCCAGCGGTAGGTCACCGATTTCATCCAGAAACAGCGTACCGCCATTGGCCTGCTCTATACGGCCAATCTTGCGCTGATGGGCGCCTGTGAAGGCGCCTTTCTCATGACCGAACATCTCTGACTGAATCAGGTGCTCGGCAATGGCCCCGCAATTGACGGGCACGAACGGCCCGCTGGCCCGCCGTGAGCGCCAGTGCAATGCTCTGGCCACCAGCTCTTTGCCGGTGCCACTGTCACCTCGAATCAGGACGGGGGAGTCAGTGGGTGCCAGTTTGCCAATCAAACCGTTGAGCTGTCGGGTGAGCTTGCTGTCGCCAATGATCTGGTAGCCTGCATTGATGGGCGTGGGCCGTTTGCGCAGTCTGGCCATGCCATAAGCCCGCCCCAACGCCACGCATACCCGCTCAGGCTCGAAGGGCAGGGTGTGGTAATCGAAAAACCACTCTCCGACAAAATTGCTGAAACTGGGGCACTGCATTGACTCAGGGCGTACAGCGGCCAACCATTCGGTTCCAGCCCGGCCAAGCAGGGCTTTCAAAGGCTCGGCGCGCTTAAGATGTGCATCATGAAGACGGATAAGGCCAACATCAAAGCCCTGGGCCGGAACTTCGGCCAGTTCACAGGTCGTGATGCTCCAGCCGCTGGCCTCCATGCGCGGAATCAGAGTCCGGCATTCCTGGCATGGGTCAACCAGCAGCAACCGGCGTGAATATTTCAAACCGGGGATGAGCTGGGCCAGTCCTTGGGTGTTTTCCATGAGTCTTTATTATGTGAGTGTTGGGGGTACTCCCTAAACATAGCAAGGCAATCCAAACCGGATGGACCGATTTCATCTAAGAGCCAGCAGCTATAAGTGAGTTGATGCATGTAGTGCTATTGTGTCATCAAGCCTTCAACTAGCGGTCATGGCGTCGTCATCCAGGTATGGCGCAATCGCGGTATCCCTCCACCATTTGGGAGTACAGCGATGCGTATCACGGTTATTGGGTGTGGTTATGTCGGATTGGTAACGGCGGCCTGTTTTGCCGAAATGGGCAACGATGTGATCTGTGTCGACCAGGACCGGGAACGGATCGCCGCGCTGTCTGACGGTCGTTCACCCATCTATGAGCCCGGAATTGAAGCCTTGCTGGCGGTCAATCTCAGCGGCCGCAGGTTGGCTTTTACCACGCGTCTGGACCAGGCCCTGGAACGCGCCGAGGTAGTCTTCATTGCGGTCGGTACGCCATCGAGCGCGGATGGTTCAGCGGATATTTCACAGATTCTCTCGGTAGCCGCCAGCCTGGGCCAGTACCTTATGGCGCCAGCGATTGTCGTCTGTAAATCGACCGCGCCGGTCGGTACCGCCTGTCGGGTTCAGGCGATTCTCGACCAGCATTGTGCTCGTCGCCATCTGAACTGGCGGGCCAGCGTGGTGAGCAATCCGGAGTTTCTCAAAGAAGGCGTGGCGATCAATGACTTCATGCGCCCGGACCGGATCATCATCGGGACTGAAGATGATCATGCCGCCGAGGTCATGTGCGCGCTGTATGCGCCATTCGTGCGCAACCACGAGCGGATTTTGCTCATGGGCCGGCGCGCCGCCGAATTCAGCAAGTACGCCGCCAATGCCTTCCTGGCCACCAAGATCTCATTCATGAATGAGATGGCCAGCCTGAGCGCCAGGCTTGGGGTGGATATCGAGCAGGTGCGCAAGGGGATCGGTTCAGATCAGCGAATCGGCCACCAGTTCATCTATGCCGGTTGTGGTTATGGTGGCTCCTGTTTTCCCAAGGATATTCGCGCCTTGTTGCACATGGCCGAAGCAGAGGATCAACAGTTGCCGTTGCTGAGCGCTGTTGAGGCGCGTAACAGTACGCAAAAGCAATGGCTGTTTCGTCAGATCAGCACACGGCTTGGCAGCAATTTGCGTGATATGACCGTGGCGATCTGGGGCCTGTCGTTCAAGCCAGGCACCGATGATATCCGTGATGCGCCAAGCCTGGTGCTGGTCAAATCCTTGCTGGATGCAGGAGTACGGGTGCAGGCGTTTGACCCGGTCGCAGGAACGAATATCGCCAATCAGTTTGCTGCCGCGGTGGCTCGGGGCCAATTACAGTTGAGTGAAGATCAGTACCAGGCCGCTCGCTTTGCCGATGCGCTGGTGCTGGTGACTGAGTGGAAGCAGTTTCGCCAGCCGGACTTCATTCGTTTGCGTGAGCTGATGCGTCGCCCGTTGTTGATTGATGGGCGCAATCAATATGATCCGCAGGCGTTGCAGGCGCAGGGGTTCGAGTATGTCGGGGTAGGGCGACCCAGTGCCGAGCCGCAACAGCGGCCAGCACTAAGGATCGCCTAGGAAACTGCGCTCAGAACTCGTATTTGAGGCTGGCCTGAATGGTGCGTTCGGCGCCGAACCAGCAGTTGTTTTCGTCGTAGCAACTGTAATAGCGCTCATCCAGCAGGTTGTTGACCGACAGCCGGATACTGGCACCGGCCAGGCTAGTGTCCAATTCGCTCAGGTCATAACCAACGGACAGATCAACCAGACGGGCCGAAGGCACCTTGCCGCCGGTGTTGCGCTCGTTCAGTTCTGCCTCGCCGATATAGCGCCAGCCCAGTCCCAGACTGGTACCGGCCAGCGGGCCATTGTACAGCTCGTAGTTGGCCCATAGAGCAACCTGCTGCTCGGGAATCCATACCGGGGTGGTGCCCTTGAGGCCGCTGTTGTCTTTGGTCACCTCTACATCCTGCACTGTCCATGAGCCGCTCAGGTGCAGGCTGTCAGTCACCTGGGAGGCCAGCTCCAGCTCCACACCCTGGGAGCGTACTTCGCCGGCCTGGATCAGATCATAGGGACCGCCGTTCGGGTCGCGGGTCTGGACGTTGTCCTTGGTGATCCGGTAAACGGCCAGTGAACCGCTGGTGCGCCGGTCGGGGGCTGCGTACTTGATTCCAGCCTCCCACTGCTGGCCGTTAGAGGGTTCGAACTTGCGGCCATTGCGATCACTGCCGTTCATCGGCTCGAAGCTTTCGGCATAGCTGACGAACGGTGCCAGACCATTGTCGAAGCCATACAGCATGCCAGCGCGATAGGTAGTCTTGTTCTGCTTGAAGCTGTCATTGGTGGCGAAGCCGTATTTGACGCCTTTTTCGCTGCCCTTGAAGTGGTCACGGCGTACCCCGGCAATTA is a genomic window of Halopseudomonas phragmitis containing:
- a CDS encoding adhesin, coding for MRTTMQHALSFALALSFCAQLSADQQDQAQIHNSLQGYSGNAMVNQAAGSAQQQVNARAIAAGEHASVQVRQQRDQIAEETGQLDASSHITGNAFSAGNGILGVNQSAGVGNQQINAFRLGFGALPESLDDSGLAQSAAPLSLNSGAEVPNNGERLVEIDDQAFVGSRGAVQLNQSAGVGNRSVNNLGIRIID
- a CDS encoding C39 family peptidase; amino-acid sequence: MRQLIMAAVCFAALGLGAEVSEARGQGFAVLPGGGLAFKSVTSMRERRYLNLVEQKTDFSCGAASLATVLNHAYGWSLTEEQVIEGMLAEADVEQVRTLGFSMLDMKNYVESIGLRARGYRIEPEHLEQVQIPAIVLVDIRGYKHFVVMQRSSDGWVYIGDPVLGQKKMPLAEFANGWNGIVFAVIGPGYDRNNVLLTPPEPLTARHRLDRFSPVKDADLMEFGFIQSDFF
- a CDS encoding transporter, with the protein product MCRYWRGALLVVMASSSCALAQGMSSEEAVLRQELEVLKQRYEAQQNALMILEQRLRQLEGRTSEPAAPPAAPAAAPAAPAQPATQVARAEGGYGQTLRESSEPPPSVEALYQEASGFFGGGTFSIEPGLTYSYYDTRQLFLNGFLALDAIFLGNLGIDEIKANTFTLDLTGRYNLHQRWQFDVNLPLIYRRTTYQSAGAGGSTAQFSEKTVTGDPRLGDISFGVSYKFLDEAPGRPDAVASLRIKAPTGKEPYGIKFDRVSGNTNLSVPEDLPTGNGVWAISPGISLVKTLDPAVVFGNLSYTYHKTESFSDISTERNAKVPGKVDLGDYFQFGLGMAFALNERMSLSMSFSELISRSSRIKPQGGPWQKISGSDANAAYFNIGMTYAVNNDLTVVPSLSVGLTPDAPDFTFSLKFPYYF
- a CDS encoding sigma-54 dependent transcriptional regulator is translated as MENTQGLAQLIPGLKYSRRLLLVDPCQECRTLIPRMEASGWSITTCELAEVPAQGFDVGLIRLHDAHLKRAEPLKALLGRAGTEWLAAVRPESMQCPSFSNFVGEWFFDYHTLPFEPERVCVALGRAYGMARLRKRPTPINAGYQIIGDSKLTRQLNGLIGKLAPTDSPVLIRGDSGTGKELVARALHWRSRRASGPFVPVNCGAIAEHLIQSEMFGHEKGAFTGAHQRKIGRIEQANGGTLFLDEIGDLPLELQANLLRFLQEKQIERVGSSKPINVDVRVLAATHIDLEQAIEQGRFREDLYYRLNVLQVQTARLNERREDIPPLAHHFAELYAIEVGRRPRRFSEDAMQAMIDYDWPGNVRELANRVRRGMALAEGRLIQAFDLGLEQAPSHRSRIDTLNDYILRAEAHALSDALSLFPNNASRAAAALGVSRPTFYRLLHKHHLR
- a CDS encoding UDP-glucose dehydrogenase family protein, producing the protein MRITVIGCGYVGLVTAACFAEMGNDVICVDQDRERIAALSDGRSPIYEPGIEALLAVNLSGRRLAFTTRLDQALERAEVVFIAVGTPSSADGSADISQILSVAASLGQYLMAPAIVVCKSTAPVGTACRVQAILDQHCARRHLNWRASVVSNPEFLKEGVAINDFMRPDRIIIGTEDDHAAEVMCALYAPFVRNHERILLMGRRAAEFSKYAANAFLATKISFMNEMASLSARLGVDIEQVRKGIGSDQRIGHQFIYAGCGYGGSCFPKDIRALLHMAEAEDQQLPLLSAVEARNSTQKQWLFRQISTRLGSNLRDMTVAIWGLSFKPGTDDIRDAPSLVLVKSLLDAGVRVQAFDPVAGTNIANQFAAAVARGQLQLSEDQYQAARFADALVLVTEWKQFRQPDFIRLRELMRRPLLIDGRNQYDPQALQAQGFEYVGVGRPSAEPQQRPALRIA